The following is a genomic window from Hyalangium gracile.
AATGGGAGGGGCAAGAAGTGACTGAGGGTGATCGACCGAGTCCGGAATGGGTGATCGATCCGGCCGGAATAGGCAATGACAGGGCTCGACGCCCGGAATCGCAAGTCGGCATGACCCGGCTTGACGCCCTGAACGGTTCGGAGCCCACATGCGTGATCGCCTTGATGTCAGGACCCTGCTCACGTGTCTGGTGTGCAGCATAACGACAGCCCTCGCACGAGAGCCTCACCTGACCGCAACGGGTGTGCCTGCCGAGGTGCTCGCGTGGCTCGCTGGTGCAGCACGGCCGCTGGCCTCCACCGAGCCCGTGAGAGAGGGCGCGGCGGGTAGCTAGGTGGTCCCGCCCCGCTCGTTGATGATGTCCTCTTCCGTCACCATATTGGGCGGTAGCTGGCTCTCGCTCGTGGGCCCGAGAACGCCCCGGCTCATGCTGGCCCCCGTCAGAGAGAGCATCACCTCGTCTAGCGCCTCCTTGGGCCCGTAAGGGGCTCCCAGCGCAGCAAGGCCCGCCCGAAGTTCCGCCTCCACTTCAGCCGCCGACTGATAGCGATCTTCCGGGTTCCGCTGGATCAATCTGCGGACGATGGAGCGCAGCGGGTGCGCCAGCGGCTGGGTGATCTCGTCCACTTCTTCCCGGGTGAATGTGGCAGCCCGCAGGATGCAGTCTTCCGCATGGTCCGGTAGGTCTGCCTCCATGGCCGTCATCGCCGCTTCCAGAACCTTCCCCTTGACCTTCTCCGTTAGCGCCTCCTCCAATTCGTCGGGCCGCACGGTGGCGGTGCTGTAGAGGTGTCGCCAAGTGGCCAGTTCCAGCAGCACCAGCCCCAGTGAGAACAGATCCGAGCGCGGATCCGTCTCCTCGCAGAGCAACGCCTCGGGGGAGCAATAGAACACGTCGCCTTGAGGGCGCGGCAGCGTCGTTGCCACGCGGCCCGGCAGCAGGGAGCGCGCGCGGGCAAAGTCCGTCAGTATCACCCCGCCCTCTGGCTCCAGGAAGATGCGGGCGGGGTTCAAGTCCCGATGAACGATGCCCAGCGGGGCGCCGTTCGCGTCCTTGCAGGTGTGTGCGTAGTGCAGGGCTCCCGCGACTTCGGCGCCCACGTAGAGGCAGAACGCCGGGGATAGGAACCTCTCGCGCATCTGCGAGTAGGTGATCAGCGTGTTGATCGAGGTGCCCTCTGCACGGTCGGACACGATGTAGAGAACGCCTTGGACTTCGTAGGGCCCGAGGGAGCGGGCGATTCTCGGGTGTTGCAGGTACGTGGCGAGGTGCGCCTCTTCTCGGAGCCGTGCGCGCATCCTCTCCAGCGTGTCGGGATCGTCTGACGACGTGGGCGGCAGAGAGCGGACGATGACTTCCCGCAGGCGCTTCTTCTCGGTGCGCTCCCAGGCTGGGACTGTCCTTTCCCCAAGCTTGGATTGCGCCAACTCTTCGACCAACGGACGCGACAGATCCACCTCATACGAGAGATTGCCGTGAGAGAAGAGAATCACCCCCGGGACGCTCCAGGGTTGGCGAGAAGTAGCCATGTGGGATCGGCTCCTGGCGGCGAGCGAAAGGACGCCGCGCAACGGAGGGAAACACTACCTGGCATGTGCTGGGACATGGAACGACGCCCAAGGTTAGACGCGGCGCGATCTCTGGCTACAGCATCAGCGGAACGCCCCGGTAGGCCCACTTCGATGCGGGAGGGAGCCAACGGGCCAACTTCACCTGGCCGACTCGCGTTGCCTGTCCAATGCGCGCACGCGCTCTCCCGGGCCCGGCTCACCTCCACCGCTCAACGGCCACCGTCCCGGACACCTTGGAGGCCACAGGGGCGCCGGGCTTCGAGTCCTCTTCCAGTGACGAGCCCAATTCGCCCACGTTCGCCAGTTCGAGGCAGATCGGCACGGTGCGCCCGCCTGGAAGGTGAGCGCGGACGTAGCGGCCATAGATGCGATCTCCCGTCGTCCACAGATGCCCATCTACCCTCATCCCCGCAGGCGCCTTGCCTTCCGCCCTGATCAGAGCACCCGTAACGGGCCCATCCTTCCAAACGGCATGAGGTTGCTCGCGTGCCTCTTCATAGGTCCCCTTGGTCACGTCCAGCAGGATGCCGGGCCCGGGGATTTCGTAGCCCACTGACCACCCTAACTCGTCCATCGCCTTCAGGGCTCCTTCGGGACACGGCTCGGGATCCGGGCGCGTCTGCACGCCAGTGCAGCCCGCCTCAAGCCATGCGACGGAGGCCACGAGCGCCGCGCACTTCTTGATGACCGCGCGCCGTGCGCTGACTCTCTGGACTTGCTGCGGGTCGGGTACGCCATTGGTGAGAGTCGGGGAGTTGTCGGGCAGCTTCACGGAAGGGCTCGCCTCCTTCTGGGTAGGGAGAGGGGAGGCTAACCGTTCGGGGCGGCTTGTCGGCTTTTCGGCCACAGTGCTTGAGGCTGGGAGCTGATCCGCTGGTGTGCTCCTGGCCACGGGGGGCCGCTCGGGTTGCGCTGACGTATGCAGCAGGGAGGCGGCCACGACTGCCGTGAAGACAGAGAGCGCCAACGCCCCGAGGAACACCTGACGCAACCTCGCACGGCGCGGGCTGTGCTGCACAGGAGCCCGCGCAGCAGCAGAAGGCACGGGCGCCGCATCCGCTGGCGCTACCGGCACCGGAGAAGGCACGGGCGCCGCATCCGCTGGCCCCACCTGTACCGGGAGCGGATGGGAAGGGATCGGCTCCTGCGGACCCTCGGGTTGTCGCGCTTCCACTGGCAAGGGCTCCGCTTCCGGGGGCTCTGGCGGTAACTGCGAGGATGCCGGGTGAATGGGGATCTCGCGCCAATCGGCCCCCTCGTAGCGCTCCAAGTCTGCCAGGAGGCGCCGCGCATCTTTCGCCGTCGCAGGCCGCACCTCCAGGTCACGATGGATCAGCTTCATCGCATAGGCGCTCAACTCCGCTGGCACACGCCCCTTGGTTTTCCGCAGCGGGGTAGGCGGCACCAGGAACATGCTATTGAGTACGGGCCGCTCCTCGGTGCGTTCCGGTGTGGGGTCCGTCAGCACGTCGTAGAGGTTGGCTCCGAGCGCGAAAATATCGTCCGTCGCCTTGAAGGTGTAACGGGCCCCGTGCTTGAGGCGGTTTTCAT
Proteins encoded in this region:
- a CDS encoding serine/threonine protein kinase, producing the protein MILFSHGNLSYEVDLSRPLVEELAQSKLGERTVPAWERTEKKRLREVIVRSLPPTSSDDPDTLERMRARLREEAHLATYLQHPRIARSLGPYEVQGVLYIVSDRAEGTSINTLITYSQMRERFLSPAFCLYVGAEVAGALHYAHTCKDANGAPLGIVHRDLNPARIFLEPEGGVILTDFARARSLLPGRVATTLPRPQGDVFYCSPEALLCEETDPRSDLFSLGLVLLELATWRHLYSTATVRPDELEEALTEKVKGKVLEAAMTAMEADLPDHAEDCILRAATFTREEVDEITQPLAHPLRSIVRRLIQRNPEDRYQSAAEVEAELRAGLAALGAPYGPKEALDEVMLSLTGASMSRGVLGPTSESQLPPNMVTEEDIINERGGTT
- a CDS encoding serine/threonine protein kinase yields the protein ERTHPTPHEVVVLFLKLFDALEHMHAKNVLHRDLSLRNIMVTKDGDPVIIDFGAADYATAEELTDGPLPPGTPRNRSPEAQSFWDENRLKHGARYTFKATDDIFALGANLYDVLTDPTPERTEERPVLNSMFLVPPTPLRKTKGRVPAELSAYAMKLIHRDLEVRPATAKDARRLLADLERYEGADWREIPIHPASSQLPPEPPEAEPLPVEARQPEGPQEPIPSHPLPVQVGPADAAPVPSPVPVAPADAAPVPSAAARAPVQHSPRRARLRQVFLGALALSVFTAVVAASLLHTSAQPERPPVARSTPADQLPASSTVAEKPTSRPERLASPLPTQKEASPSVKLPDNSPTLTNGVPDPQQVQRVSARRAVIKKCAALVASVAWLEAGCTGVQTRPDPEPCPEGALKAMDELGWSVGYEIPGPGILLDVTKGTYEEAREQPHAVWKDGPVTGALIRAEGKAPAGMRVDGHLWTTGDRIYGRYVRAHLPGGRTVPICLELANVGELGSSLEEDSKPGAPVASKVSGTVAVERWR